In Candidatus Methylomirabilota bacterium, one genomic interval encodes:
- a CDS encoding acyl-CoA desaturase, producing the protein MYVKTAIILVGLAVSYLLLVFAADAWWQGVPLAVLVGLAAAGIGFNVQHDGGHDAYSDYRSVNKLMAMMLDLMGSSSYFWRWKHVVFHHTYVNVTGHDTDINLGILARVTPHQTRLAFHRWQHLYLWPVYGLLAVKMQFVDDFRRLVTGRIGRHRVRRPTGWDLVLLVGGKATFLAWAFGVPLLFHPVAVVLFYYGVAAVVLGTALSVVFQLAHCVEEAAFPLPSAGTGRIEQAWAIHQAETTVDFARPSRVVAWLLGGLNFQIEHHLFPRISHVNYPAISKLVEQTCRDFGVTYTEHSSFREGMASHFRWLRRMGMPNAPRET; encoded by the coding sequence ATGTACGTGAAGACGGCGATCATTCTCGTCGGCCTGGCGGTCTCCTACCTGCTGCTGGTGTTCGCGGCCGACGCCTGGTGGCAGGGTGTGCCGCTGGCCGTTCTGGTGGGCTTGGCCGCCGCCGGAATCGGATTCAATGTCCAGCACGACGGCGGACACGACGCGTATTCCGACTACCGCTCGGTCAACAAGCTCATGGCGATGATGCTGGACCTGATGGGGTCCAGTTCGTACTTCTGGCGCTGGAAACACGTCGTCTTCCATCACACCTATGTCAATGTCACCGGCCACGACACGGACATCAACTTGGGCATCCTCGCCCGGGTGACGCCGCATCAGACGCGGCTCGCCTTTCACCGGTGGCAACACCTCTACCTCTGGCCGGTCTACGGGTTGCTGGCGGTCAAGATGCAATTCGTCGACGACTTCCGGAGGCTCGTCACCGGCCGGATTGGCCGCCACCGAGTCCGCCGCCCGACGGGGTGGGACCTGGTCCTCCTGGTGGGCGGTAAGGCGACCTTTCTCGCCTGGGCCTTCGGCGTCCCGCTGCTCTTCCACCCCGTGGCGGTTGTCCTCTTCTACTACGGGGTCGCCGCGGTGGTGCTGGGGACCGCCCTGAGCGTGGTGTTCCAACTGGCCCACTGCGTAGAAGAGGCGGCGTTTCCGCTGCCCTCCGCGGGCACCGGGCGCATCGAGCAGGCCTGGGCCATCCACCAGGCGGAGACGACCGTGGACTTCGCCCGGCCTAGCCGGGTCGTGGCGTGGCTCCTCGGCGGGTTGAACTTCCAGATCGAACACCATCTGTTCCCGAGGATCAGCCACGTCAACTACCCGGCGATCTCGAAGCTGGTGGAACAGACATGCCGAGACTTTGGCGTCACCTACACCGAGCACAGTTCGTTCCGGGAGGGCATGGCCTCCCATTTCCGGTGGCTACGGCGTATGGGGATGCCGAACGCCCCGCGCGAAACCTGA
- the groL gene encoding chaperonin GroEL (60 kDa chaperone family; promotes refolding of misfolded polypeptides especially under stressful conditions; forms two stacked rings of heptamers to form a barrel-shaped 14mer; ends can be capped by GroES; misfolded proteins enter the barrel where they are refolded when GroES binds), which produces MPKQLLFNEEARAALLRGVNVMSHAVKATLGPKGRNVVIAKKFGSPTITKDGVTVAKEIELPDRPKNLGAQMIREVAAKTSDVAGDGTTTATVLAQAIFREGLKNVTAGANPMGLKRGIEQAVDMVVEELKHMAKATKDKTEIAQVATIAANNDKTIGNLIAEAMEKVGKDGVITVEEAKAMETTLAVVEGMQFDRGYLSPYFVTDLERMECVLEDALVLIHEKKISVMKDMLPLLEQVAQAGRPLLIIAEDVEGEALATLVVNKLRGTLHTCAVKAPGFGDRRKSMLEDIATVTAGKAITEDLGMKLENLKLEDLGRAKKVAVDKDNTTIIEGAGSSREIEGRIKQIRAQIEETTSDYDREKLQERLAKLAGGVAVIKVGAATETEMKERKARVEDALNATRAAVEEGIVPGGGVALLRASEALGSLKLSGDEATGVSIVRRALEEPIRQIVENAGLEGSVVVEKVKGAVPSTRGFDAETNEYVDMMQAGIIDPAKVERVALQNAASIASLLLTTEALVTDSPEAAKADPAMAHGEEF; this is translated from the coding sequence ATGCCTAAGCAGCTTCTGTTCAACGAGGAAGCCCGCGCGGCGCTCTTGCGCGGGGTCAACGTCATGTCGCACGCCGTCAAGGCCACCCTGGGGCCGAAAGGGCGGAACGTCGTCATCGCCAAGAAGTTCGGCAGCCCCACCATCACCAAGGACGGTGTGACCGTCGCCAAGGAAATCGAGCTGCCAGACCGCCCCAAGAATCTGGGGGCTCAGATGATCAGGGAGGTCGCCGCCAAGACCTCGGACGTGGCGGGCGATGGGACGACCACGGCCACCGTGCTCGCCCAGGCGATCTTCCGCGAGGGGCTCAAGAACGTGACTGCGGGCGCGAACCCGATGGGCCTGAAGCGGGGGATCGAGCAGGCGGTCGACATGGTGGTCGAGGAGCTGAAGCACATGGCCAAGGCCACCAAGGATAAGACGGAGATCGCTCAGGTCGCCACGATCGCCGCCAACAACGACAAGACGATCGGCAACTTGATCGCGGAGGCCATGGAGAAGGTCGGCAAGGACGGCGTCATCACCGTGGAAGAGGCCAAGGCGATGGAGACGACCCTGGCGGTGGTCGAGGGCATGCAGTTCGACCGGGGATACCTGTCGCCGTACTTCGTCACCGACCTCGAGCGCATGGAGTGCGTGCTCGAGGACGCGCTCGTCCTGATCCACGAGAAAAAGATCAGTGTGATGAAGGACATGCTGCCGCTGCTCGAGCAGGTGGCGCAGGCGGGGCGGCCGCTGCTGATCATCGCCGAGGACGTCGAGGGCGAGGCGCTGGCCACCCTCGTGGTCAACAAGCTGCGCGGCACGCTGCACACGTGCGCGGTGAAGGCGCCGGGCTTCGGTGACCGGCGGAAGTCCATGCTGGAGGACATCGCGACCGTGACGGCCGGCAAGGCGATCACCGAAGACCTCGGCATGAAGCTCGAGAACCTCAAGCTCGAGGATCTGGGCCGGGCCAAGAAGGTGGCCGTGGACAAGGACAACACCACGATCATCGAGGGCGCCGGCAGCTCCAGGGAGATCGAGGGTCGTATCAAGCAGATCCGGGCCCAGATCGAGGAGACGACCTCGGATTACGACCGGGAGAAGCTCCAGGAGCGGCTCGCCAAGCTGGCCGGCGGCGTGGCCGTCATCAAGGTCGGGGCGGCCACCGAGACCGAGATGAAGGAGCGGAAGGCGCGGGTCGAGGACGCCCTCAACGCCACGCGGGCCGCCGTGGAAGAGGGAATCGTGCCGGGAGGCGGCGTGGCGCTGCTCCGCGCGTCGGAGGCCCTCGGCAGCCTCAAGCTCTCGGGCGACGAGGCCACCGGGGTCAGCATTGTACGGCGCGCCCTCGAGGAGCCGATCAGGCAGATCGTCGAGAACGCCGGGCTCGAGGGCTCCGTAGTCGTCGAGAAGGTCAAGGGGGCCGTCCCGAGCACCCGCGGCTTCGACGCCGAGACCAACGAGTATGTCGACATGATGCAGGCGGGGATCATCGACCCGGCCAAGGTGGAGCGCGTCGCCCTGCAGAACGCCGCCTCGATCGCATCCTTGCTGCTCACGACCGAAGCGCTCGTCACGGACAGCCCGGAGGCCGCGAAGGCTGATCCGGCCATGGCGCACGGAGAGGAGTTCTAG
- the groES gene encoding co-chaperone GroES, which yields MAQATKTTLRPLHDRVLVKRREEQDEKHGSLIIPDTAKEKPQEGQVIAVGTGKVTDAGKHFPLAVKEGDRILFGKYSGSEVTLAGEEYLIMREEDILGILGS from the coding sequence GTGGCTCAGGCAACGAAGACGACGCTGCGCCCGCTCCACGACCGCGTGCTCGTCAAGCGCCGCGAGGAGCAGGACGAGAAGCACGGCAGCCTCATCATCCCCGACACCGCTAAGGAGAAGCCGCAGGAGGGACAGGTGATCGCCGTGGGGACCGGCAAGGTCACCGACGCCGGCAAGCACTTCCCCCTCGCGGTGAAGGAAGGCGATCGAATCCTCTTCGGCAAGTATTCCGGTAGCGAGGTCACGCTCGCCGGCGAGGAGTACCTCATCATGAGGGAGGAGGACATCCTCGGCATCCTCGGCTCGTGA
- a CDS encoding GntR family transcriptional regulator — MNLKIDGHSPIPIRRQLTEQFKHAIESGGVPQDQALPSIRELAGFLGINPNTVARVIEDLKQGGYVEARRGKGVFVAPAPPTRPSPHLREGFLQEMVIRAAALGMTADDLAVAVLSVAGVRPAAVQGAVEVLLVECSQPELDFFARQLEAHLPVHVDPVLLGDLAAVTRRQKQPARWRAAVTSFCHLPEVERLLSGRGVPVIALLAEAHLETLHHLAQLPSGTRVGVASVAAETAHNLEHSIANAGLPNIVLVGACPAAGAALGRLLRRVDVIVCSTGAAERVRGLAGPAVQVLIDDRAVDQRAVQMLAALLVQQNGNMPAAAPPAGQRRLHPRPSSGRKQRGGAARATVRGEWMRVSGNRVKEEES, encoded by the coding sequence ATGAATCTGAAGATCGACGGGCACAGTCCGATCCCGATCCGCCGGCAACTGACGGAGCAGTTCAAGCACGCCATCGAGAGCGGCGGTGTCCCCCAGGACCAGGCCCTGCCCAGCATCCGGGAGCTCGCCGGCTTCCTCGGCATCAATCCGAACACGGTCGCGCGCGTCATCGAGGATCTCAAGCAGGGCGGCTACGTGGAGGCTCGGCGGGGAAAGGGCGTGTTCGTGGCCCCGGCGCCGCCCACCCGCCCCTCCCCGCATCTCCGCGAAGGGTTCTTACAAGAGATGGTCATCCGGGCGGCCGCCCTCGGCATGACCGCCGACGACCTGGCGGTCGCGGTCCTGAGCGTGGCCGGCGTCCGGCCCGCCGCCGTCCAGGGGGCCGTGGAGGTTCTCCTGGTGGAATGCAGCCAGCCGGAGCTCGACTTCTTTGCCCGGCAACTCGAGGCCCACCTCCCCGTCCACGTGGACCCGGTGCTCCTCGGCGACCTGGCCGCGGTCACCCGGCGCCAGAAGCAACCCGCTCGCTGGCGGGCGGCGGTCACGAGCTTCTGCCATCTGCCGGAAGTGGAGCGGCTCCTGAGCGGCAGGGGGGTCCCGGTAATCGCCCTGCTCGCCGAAGCGCATCTCGAGACGCTCCACCACCTCGCCCAGCTTCCGTCGGGGACACGGGTGGGTGTGGCCTCCGTCGCCGCCGAGACGGCCCACAACCTGGAGCATTCGATCGCGAACGCGGGCCTGCCGAACATCGTGCTGGTCGGGGCTTGCCCCGCCGCGGGGGCTGCGCTGGGGCGTCTGCTTCGCCGAGTGGACGTCATCGTCTGCTCGACCGGGGCGGCCGAGCGGGTCCGGGGGCTCGCGGGCCCGGCCGTGCAGGTGTTGATCGACGACCGGGCCGTGGACCAGCGGGCCGTCCAGATGCTCGCCGCCCTCCTGGTGCAACAGAACGGCAACATGCCGGCGGCTGCTCCGCCCGCCGGCCAGAGGCGCCTGCACCCTCGTCCGTCCAGCGGGCGCAAACAGCGGGGAGGGGCGGCGCGGGCAACGGTGCGGGGCGAGTGGATGCGAGTGAGCGGTAACCGGGTGAAGGAGGAAGAGTCATGA
- a CDS encoding GlsB/YeaQ/YmgE family stress response membrane protein, whose product MSFTMFVTWVLVGVLAGVLAGLVMKRGGYGLKNDIILGLVGSIGASWIFRASGLFPSAGIVAMLFVALAGAAVLIIAQRKLRPTERLGGARGDVWWRGGLVAAVVAVVAWMTLGPAPQPAATAAVVEEKTYTVTPAAMKVKAGIVTGEVTNMKVTEQVEQGSGRVVSAAKLTAIVTLKNSSENQTVRLVTGTIKYIDSEGQPIKLEDARTEPALTFATYGGSSDRLDPGQEAIQSLDVAFPAEALKAQKLKEIRLELAYIPSPYREETVQFSVSIGEGK is encoded by the coding sequence ATGAGTTTCACCATGTTCGTGACGTGGGTGCTGGTAGGAGTGCTCGCCGGCGTGCTGGCCGGACTGGTCATGAAGCGCGGCGGCTACGGGCTGAAGAACGACATCATTCTCGGCCTCGTCGGAAGCATCGGGGCCAGCTGGATCTTCCGGGCCTCCGGCCTGTTCCCAAGCGCTGGGATTGTCGCGATGCTGTTCGTCGCCCTCGCCGGAGCGGCGGTCCTGATCATCGCTCAGCGCAAGCTTCGGCCCACCGAGCGTCTTGGCGGGGCCAGGGGCGATGTGTGGTGGAGGGGCGGGCTGGTGGCAGCGGTCGTGGCCGTGGTGGCGTGGATGACCCTCGGCCCCGCCCCGCAGCCGGCAGCGACGGCAGCGGTGGTCGAGGAGAAGACGTACACGGTGACGCCCGCCGCGATGAAGGTGAAAGCCGGGATCGTCACCGGCGAAGTGACGAATATGAAGGTCACGGAGCAGGTCGAGCAAGGCTCCGGCCGTGTCGTCTCCGCGGCAAAGCTCACGGCGATCGTCACGCTCAAGAACAGCTCGGAGAATCAGACTGTCCGCCTCGTCACCGGGACGATCAAGTACATCGATTCGGAGGGACAGCCGATCAAGCTCGAGGACGCCCGGACCGAGCCGGCCCTCACGTTCGCCACGTACGGGGGCAGCAGTGACCGGCTCGACCCCGGGCAGGAGGCCATCCAGTCGCTGGATGTTGCCTTCCCCGCCGAGGCGCTGAAGGCGCAGAAGTTGAAAGAGATCCGCCTGGAGCTCGCGTATATCCCGTCGCCATACCGCGAGGAGACGGTCCAGTTCAGCGTCTCCATCGGCGAGGGTAAGTAG
- a CDS encoding NfeD family protein has protein sequence MLRPLRAAVLGLVAVGAATAWSGQPPATPGGRAVVYVVPIEGIIDLGLAPFVERILGEAVAAGAAAVVLEVNTFGGRVDAAVIIRDALLRAPVRTVAFVNKRAISAGALISLAAETIVMAEGGTIGAATPVQIGAPGSPAQPVAEKTISYMRKEFRATAEIRKRPLLFAEAMVDADVEIPGLSPKGKLLTLTTDEALAHGFADFRADTVDAVLASLGLAGAEVRRATPTWAETLVRFLTHPIVSSLLTTIGILGIILELRTPGFGVPGALGILSLGLFFWGHWLVRLAGWEEVLLVALGLGLLGLEIFVTPGFGLTGTLGIGALLGGLGLSLVGAGATWPVVLSAIGQVVVSLLLAIGASLVMLRFLPRLPFGRRLVLETELEAREGFASAPEADRMWLGKRGTAASTLRPAGIATLEGERVDVVSDGDFIEMGEPITVVKVDGNRIVVRQLAERTQS, from the coding sequence TTGCTGCGACCGCTGCGGGCCGCGGTGCTGGGGCTCGTGGCGGTCGGGGCCGCGACAGCGTGGTCCGGACAACCGCCGGCTACCCCGGGTGGCCGTGCGGTCGTCTACGTGGTGCCGATCGAGGGCATCATCGACCTCGGGCTGGCGCCGTTCGTCGAGCGCATCCTGGGCGAGGCCGTGGCGGCGGGCGCCGCCGCGGTCGTCCTCGAGGTGAACACCTTCGGGGGGCGCGTAGACGCCGCCGTCATCATCCGCGACGCGCTGCTCCGCGCGCCCGTGCGGACCGTCGCCTTCGTCAACAAGCGGGCGATCTCCGCCGGGGCGCTCATCAGCCTGGCCGCCGAGACGATCGTCATGGCTGAGGGGGGGACGATCGGAGCGGCCACCCCGGTCCAGATCGGAGCCCCGGGAAGCCCGGCCCAGCCGGTGGCGGAAAAGACAATCTCGTACATGCGCAAGGAGTTCCGGGCTACCGCCGAGATCCGGAAGCGGCCCCTGCTGTTCGCCGAGGCGATGGTCGATGCGGATGTGGAGATCCCCGGTCTCAGCCCCAAAGGCAAGCTCCTGACGCTCACGACCGACGAGGCGCTCGCGCACGGCTTCGCCGACTTCCGCGCGGACACGGTCGACGCCGTCCTCGCGTCCCTGGGCCTCGCCGGGGCGGAGGTCCGCCGGGCCACGCCGACATGGGCCGAGACACTGGTGCGCTTCCTGACCCACCCGATCGTCAGCTCGCTCCTGACGACGATCGGCATTCTCGGGATCATCCTCGAGCTGCGGACGCCGGGCTTCGGCGTGCCAGGAGCGCTCGGCATCCTGAGCCTGGGCCTCTTCTTCTGGGGGCACTGGCTCGTGCGGCTGGCCGGCTGGGAGGAGGTCCTGCTCGTCGCCCTCGGGCTCGGTCTCCTCGGGCTCGAGATCTTCGTCACCCCGGGCTTCGGCCTCACGGGAACGCTGGGGATCGGGGCGTTGCTCGGGGGGCTCGGGCTGAGCCTCGTCGGTGCCGGGGCGACGTGGCCGGTCGTGCTCAGCGCAATCGGCCAAGTCGTGGTGTCGCTGCTCCTGGCCATCGGGGCCTCGCTGGTCATGCTGCGCTTCCTGCCGCGCCTGCCCTTCGGCCGCCGGCTCGTTCTCGAGACCGAGCTCGAAGCGCGCGAGGGGTTCGCGTCGGCTCCGGAAGCCGATCGCATGTGGCTCGGCAAACGCGGGACGGCGGCCTCCACGCTGCGGCCCGCCGGCATCGCGACGCTCGAAGGGGAACGGGTAGACGTCGTCTCCGATGGGGACTTCATCGAAATGGGAGAACCGATCACGGTCGTCAAGGTGGACGGCAACCGGATCGTTGTGCGGCAGCTCGCGGAAAGGACTCAGTCATGA
- the floA gene encoding flotillin-like protein FloA (flotillin-like protein involved in membrane lipid rafts), whose translation METGLFGGVALLVLVVAVLAFVLYLIPVRLWIAAWASGAYVGLFSLIGMRFRRVPPGTVVTARISAVKAGLDVPINDLEAHYLAGGNVVNVVIAMISADKANITMPFKRAAAIDLAGRDVLAAVKMSVLPKVIETPRIAAVAKDGIQLHAICRVTVRTNLDRLVGGAGEETVIARIGEGVVSTIGSASTHKDVLENPNHISKHVLSKGLDAGTAYEILSIDIADVDVGENIGAKLQIDQANADKQIAQAKAEERRAMAIALEQEMRARVVEAEAEVPRAMADAFRQGHLGIMDYYRMKNVQADTTMRDAIAGAPDGSLTSPKK comes from the coding sequence ATGGAGACAGGCTTGTTCGGGGGCGTCGCGCTCCTTGTCCTGGTGGTCGCGGTACTGGCCTTCGTGCTGTATCTCATCCCCGTCCGGCTCTGGATCGCGGCCTGGGCGTCGGGGGCCTACGTCGGGCTCTTCAGTCTGATCGGGATGCGCTTCCGACGGGTGCCGCCGGGAACGGTGGTGACCGCGCGCATCAGCGCGGTGAAGGCTGGGCTGGACGTCCCGATCAACGACCTCGAGGCGCACTACCTGGCCGGCGGCAACGTCGTCAACGTGGTAATCGCCATGATCTCGGCCGACAAGGCGAACATTACGATGCCGTTCAAGCGGGCCGCGGCGATCGACCTGGCCGGCCGCGACGTGCTGGCGGCGGTGAAGATGTCGGTCCTCCCCAAGGTGATCGAGACGCCACGCATCGCGGCGGTGGCCAAGGATGGTATCCAGCTTCACGCCATCTGTCGGGTGACGGTCCGCACGAATCTCGACCGCCTCGTGGGCGGCGCCGGTGAGGAGACCGTCATCGCCCGGATCGGCGAGGGAGTCGTCAGCACGATCGGCTCGGCCAGCACCCATAAGGACGTGCTGGAGAATCCGAATCACATCTCCAAGCACGTGCTGTCCAAAGGGCTCGACGCGGGGACGGCCTACGAGATCCTGTCGATCGACATCGCGGACGTCGACGTCGGCGAGAACATCGGCGCCAAGCTCCAGATCGACCAGGCCAATGCCGACAAGCAGATCGCGCAGGCCAAGGCGGAGGAGCGGCGCGCCATGGCTATCGCGCTCGAGCAGGAGATGCGGGCACGCGTCGTCGAGGCCGAGGCCGAAGTGCCGCGGGCGATGGCCGACGCCTTCCGCCAGGGCCACCTCGGGATCATGGACTATTACCGGATGAAGAATGTGCAGGCCGACACGACGATGCGGGACGCGATCGCGGGCGCCCCCGATGGGTCGCTCACGAGCCCGAAGAAGTAG